From the genome of Mycoplasmopsis bovis PG45:
AAAGTTACATAGCAAACTTAACAACTTAGTATTTGGTTCAATATTCTCATTATCTTCTTTTATAAAGTATAAAAAGTATTGTTTTGGATACTGATTTTTAGGAAGTGTTGTTTGTGAAATATCAAATACTTTACATAATGTAAAGCCTTTTGTATATGTGTAGACTTCTAATTCATTATTCTTAACTAATTCTTTAATTTCATTAGTTCATTTGTCTTTTGTAACTTTTTTATTGTCGTAAACAACATACTCAATGACTTTGGGTCTAAATATTGATATTCCTTTTTCAGTTTTTCTTACTTGAACATTTTCCTTTTTTCAACTGCTATATGACTTAACTATTGAAGCCCCTGGGAACTGATCTTTAATTAAACACATATTGACATAACTATACTTATTATCTAAGTTAGCAATGAAAGATAAGAAGTCTTCCATCTTAGTACTATCATATAAGTAACTGCTAAGTAATAAATCTGTTGTAATTATTGTTTTTTCTATAAATCTATTTGTTTGTTCTTTTCTTAACTCTTTCTTTGTCATTTTTAATGTCCTATAATCTCCCCCACACCCCCCTCAATAAACTGGGGCATTATATAAACTTAAATTAAATACATTAACACTGCCCCTGGCTCATGCATTATGAGCCATCTCCCTGTTGTTCAATGGGTTTGGACTACAGGGACACATATAATGAACAGTCTTTAACTATCTAATCAGTTATTGCATGCTTAGTCAAATAATAAATATGAACAAGCCATGATAAGTTAACATTTTTAACTACTTAATTAGTTTTTGACTACTTGATTAATAACAAACATAAACAAGCTATGCTAAATATTTAATTTATAATTGCTTATTCAAAACTTTAATTATTTTCAATCATATTGATATAGCCACTAGAATTTACTTTGACTACTACCTATTATTTGTATAAATTTTGTTAACTTAATTAGATACTGTTTACTTGATATTTCTTAGCAAACTTATAGCCTTATATAGCCTTGTAAAGCCACTAGAACTTACTTTGACTACTACCTATTATTTGTATAAATTTTGTTAACTTGACTAGCTACTGTTTACTTGATATTTCTTAGCAAACTTATAGCCTTATATAGCCTTGTAAAGCCACTAGAACTTACTTTGACTACTACCTATTATTTGTATAAATTTTGTTAACTTGACTAGCTACTGTTTACTTGATATTTCTTAGCAAACTTATAGCCTTATATAGCCTTGTAAAGCCACTAGAACTTACTTTGACTACTACCTATTATTTGTATAAATTTTGTTAACTTGACTAGCTACTGTTTACTTGATATTTCTTAGCAAACTTATAGCCTTATATAGCCTTGTAAAGCCACTAGAACTTACTTTGACTACTACCTATTATTTGTATAAATTTTGTTAACTTGACTAGCTACTGTTTACTTGATATCTTTTAGCAACATTAGCAACATTTAGCAATTGGATTGGATTGGATTTTTTTAACTCCTCTTTTTTTAATAAAACCAGATAATATCCTACTGTTTGACTG
Proteins encoded in this window:
- a CDS encoding ArdC-like ssDNA-binding domain-containing protein; the encoded protein is MTKKELRKEQTNRFIEKTIITTDLLLSSYLYDSTKMEDFLSFIANLDNKYSYVNMCLIKDQFPGASIVKSYSSWKKENVQVRKTEKGISIFRPKVIEYVVYDNKKVTKDKWTNEIKELVKNNELEVYTYTKGFTLCKVFDISQTTLPKNQYPKQYFLYFIKEDNENIEPNTKLLSLLCNFIKKHNIGITYASMGLNTSEQRFYGTNIYGIQHWIRLNDKNSITQNIYSLVKEYAHTLLGHDKSAINNIENEYQAKLVAFTVCKNLKLKGIELSSFDKFRSWVNQSTKQMRKKWINSVIFASKQFTNDFNYFLDEIEINVNKLNLSETDKINEATERE